A single window of Meiothermus sp. DNA harbors:
- a CDS encoding MHYT domain-containing protein gives MEQTHLPMNHDPLLVGVSFLIAIFTSYAALTIIGRLRQTRANKNWLWLGAITFGLGVWAMHFTAMTALNLNMLIAYDPLLTLVSVFFAMLGAAAAFQLVSRPSIGPSQILGAGFFLGAGIGTMHYVGMFALRLDAKLTFDLPLVALSVLVAVVLGTFGIWTLVSPAFNLVPFRQLVTAVITGSAIPFMHYTAMLAARFSPTGSEQIHSMVAGGNLLSLNVFLLLAVAVVGLPMFLSSLLEGPADLAQEAEV, from the coding sequence ATGGAGCAAACCCACCTTCCCATGAACCACGACCCCCTACTGGTGGGGGTCTCGTTTCTAATCGCTATCTTCACGTCCTATGCCGCGCTGACCATCATAGGCCGTCTGCGGCAGACCCGTGCTAACAAAAACTGGCTTTGGTTGGGCGCGATCACCTTTGGACTGGGGGTATGGGCTATGCACTTTACCGCCATGACCGCCTTGAACCTCAACATGCTCATAGCCTACGACCCCCTGCTCACTCTGGTCTCGGTGTTCTTTGCCATGCTGGGGGCAGCAGCAGCTTTTCAGTTGGTCAGCCGCCCCAGCATTGGCCCCTCCCAAATACTCGGAGCCGGCTTTTTTCTGGGAGCAGGCATCGGCACCATGCACTACGTGGGCATGTTTGCCCTGCGCCTGGATGCCAAGCTGACCTTCGACCTACCGCTGGTAGCGCTTTCGGTGCTGGTAGCGGTGGTGCTGGGTACTTTTGGGATCTGGACGCTGGTCAGCCCGGCCTTTAACCTAGTTCCCTTCCGCCAGCTGGTGACCGCGGTCATCACCGGCTCGGCCATCCCCTTCATGCACTACACCGCCATGCTGGCGGCCCGCTTCAGCCCTACCGGCAGCGAGCAGATTCACAGCATGGTGGCCGGTGGCAACCTGCTCTCGCTCAACGTGTTTCTGTTGCTCGCAGTGGCCGTGGTGGGGCTCCCAATGTTTTTGAGCTCGCTGCTCGAGGGCCCCGCCGACCTGGCTCAGGAGGCCGAGGTATGA
- a CDS encoding DUF3248 domain-containing protein produces MEDLLERLGNHLVWRIGKAEGEEVLVVRVGLASAAPEFSHLARLRNVTDEEIEQLSQAGQLRVEWVN; encoded by the coding sequence ATGGAGGATCTGCTCGAGCGGCTAGGAAATCATCTGGTCTGGCGCATCGGCAAGGCCGAAGGCGAGGAGGTGCTGGTAGTCCGGGTCGGGCTGGCCTCGGCGGCCCCGGAGTTTAGCCACCTGGCACGCCTGCGAAACGTGACCGACGAGGAAATCGAGCAGCTCTCGCAGGCCGGACAACTGCGGGTCGAGTGGGTCAACTAA
- a CDS encoding metal-dependent hydrolase — MVEVRYLGHSALLISDGSTRLVVDPFLTGNPKAALSADQVEADLIVLTHAHGDHYGDSVAISRRTGAPIISNYEIVSYAEKQGGKGVGMNLGGTYKFKGGWLKWFPAWHSSSFPDGTYGGVAQGFVLELGGKRIYNAGDTALFSDMALVAQYNLDLAILPIGDHFTMGPDDALRALELVRAKQVLPVHYNTFPPIAQDGAAFVQRAGLLGVGGQALEPGQHLTLS, encoded by the coding sequence GTGGTTGAAGTACGCTACTTGGGACACTCGGCGTTGCTTATTAGCGATGGCAGCACCCGTCTTGTGGTAGATCCTTTCCTTACCGGCAACCCCAAAGCGGCCCTGAGCGCCGACCAGGTGGAAGCCGACCTGATTGTGCTCACCCATGCCCACGGCGACCATTATGGCGACAGCGTAGCCATTAGCCGGCGCACCGGAGCCCCCATCATCTCCAACTACGAGATTGTGAGCTACGCCGAGAAGCAGGGAGGCAAGGGCGTGGGTATGAACCTGGGGGGTACCTATAAGTTCAAGGGCGGCTGGCTCAAGTGGTTCCCCGCCTGGCATTCTTCTTCTTTCCCCGACGGAACCTACGGCGGTGTGGCCCAGGGGTTTGTGCTGGAACTGGGCGGCAAGCGAATCTACAACGCTGGCGACACGGCCCTGTTCAGCGATATGGCACTGGTGGCCCAGTATAACCTCGACCTGGCCATCCTGCCCATCGGCGACCACTTCACCATGGGGCCCGACGATGCTTTGCGGGCCCTCGAGCTTGTACGCGCCAAACAGGTACTGCCGGTGCACTACAACACCTTCCCCCCCATTGCCCAGGATGGGGCGGCCTTTGTCCAGCGGGCCGGTCTGCTGGGGGTAGGAGGTCAGGCGCTCGAGCCAGGCCAGCACCTAACGCTTTCATAA
- a CDS encoding DUF3809 family protein — translation MHLTESPEHLLEPERVFAGKPPFGDLTRQDTILQGYLVAEAPLFGEIHFPFQSRIHPQGSQARLEALPLPDPPAFWAELEGRGKVVGGGIDYQLTLRIHATLPQGEKWGGRALGRLAEAAFERNVERVLERLTKV, via the coding sequence TTGCATTTGACCGAATCCCCCGAACATCTGCTCGAGCCCGAGCGGGTGTTCGCCGGCAAGCCTCCTTTTGGCGATCTGACCCGACAGGACACCATCCTCCAGGGCTATCTGGTGGCCGAGGCCCCGCTGTTTGGGGAAATCCATTTTCCCTTCCAAAGCCGTATTCATCCACAGGGCTCGCAGGCCCGCTTGGAGGCCCTGCCCCTACCAGACCCGCCCGCCTTCTGGGCCGAGCTTGAAGGAAGGGGGAAGGTTGTGGGGGGTGGCATAGACTATCAGCTCACCCTGCGTATCCACGCTACCTTGCCCCAGGGAGAAAAATGGGGAGGGCGGGCTTTGGGACGGCTGGCCGAAGCCGCCTTTGAGCGCAACGTGGAGAGGGTCTTGGAGCGGCTGACCAAAGTCTGA
- a CDS encoding methyl-accepting chemotaxis protein, with translation MTRRSPKPAVRTTRRPAPAAPTQLQQAGGFLGSLKIWQKLLLISITFLAPVTLLVATLYTSQQKQIGAVWREAEGVRYIRSLYAVMLQVEQHRRNVERLLTGQGSREDVQKKAAEVDATLAALSNLDLQLRNKLGLSEQIGALQNNWNRLKSQAPSLDSISNFDEHAALISDVRKLITAVGNNSGLLLDPGLDTRYLIGSTLEVVPELQEDLARLHNLGQNILKKGSANAYERAEVNALAVKVGRSVNELKLHLETAGRVNPTLQKALGEQLNQAEGFIREAYVLAINEIVAPSKLSYSARNYGTAFDQAISSLAAYTSAALNQLDNLLEKRIYTLKREQLVTFVFFALALALTFGLIGAVARSITGPVGQLFQASMRLRKGDLGVQVPVLSSDELGSLARTFNETAVQLKAKAEADAEQLRQSQLLQENIAAFLSVAMEIAQGDLTQRGRVTEDVLGNVVDAVNLTVEEIAYLLKQVQAAAEMVNQGAAQMAQSSSLVQEKAESQAELSARARIEALDTTDSIRSMADQIVQGSELVMQAKEAALEGKGAVQNTLSGMQNIRREVQSISKSIKGLSDRSLEISEVVETISRIAKQTNLLALNAAIEAAGAGEAGARFAVVADQVRKLAEDSARAAQRVSLLVKGIQSEIQGVVISVEGGTREVEQGYRIATEAGSKLEQIAALAQQSAEAARFVAQAAQEQVNRVEEVTGVVQEIYNTALQTDQESRKGRQTAEELRALAQQLSQNLNRFRLPS, from the coding sequence ATGACCCGCCGTAGCCCCAAACCCGCCGTTCGCACAACCCGCCGCCCCGCCCCGGCTGCCCCCACCCAGTTGCAGCAAGCAGGGGGATTTTTGGGTTCACTTAAAATCTGGCAGAAGCTGTTGCTGATTAGCATTACCTTTCTAGCACCGGTTACCCTGCTCGTTGCCACGCTGTACACCAGTCAGCAAAAACAAATTGGCGCTGTCTGGCGCGAAGCTGAAGGGGTGCGGTACATCCGCAGTCTCTACGCGGTCATGTTGCAGGTCGAGCAGCACCGGCGCAATGTGGAGCGGCTTCTAACCGGCCAGGGTAGCCGAGAGGACGTACAAAAGAAAGCTGCCGAAGTGGATGCTACTCTAGCAGCCCTAAGCAACCTTGACTTACAACTTCGAAACAAGCTGGGGTTGAGCGAGCAAATCGGTGCATTACAAAATAACTGGAATCGGCTCAAAAGCCAAGCCCCCAGTTTGGATTCCATCAGCAACTTTGACGAGCATGCGGCCCTAATCTCAGATGTACGGAAGCTCATCACAGCAGTGGGTAACAACAGTGGTTTGCTACTCGACCCAGGGTTGGATACCCGCTACTTGATTGGCTCCACCCTCGAGGTAGTTCCAGAGCTACAAGAAGATCTGGCCCGGTTGCACAATCTGGGGCAAAACATCCTTAAGAAAGGCTCTGCTAACGCCTATGAACGCGCCGAGGTAAACGCGCTGGCGGTCAAAGTAGGCCGTAGTGTAAACGAACTAAAACTGCATCTGGAAACAGCGGGCCGAGTAAACCCCACCTTGCAAAAAGCTTTGGGCGAACAACTCAATCAGGCCGAAGGGTTTATCCGGGAAGCCTATGTGCTGGCCATCAACGAAATTGTTGCGCCAAGCAAGCTTAGCTATTCGGCCCGCAACTACGGTACTGCTTTTGACCAGGCTATCAGTAGCCTGGCGGCCTACACTTCTGCTGCGCTGAACCAACTAGACAACCTACTAGAAAAGCGGATTTACACCCTGAAACGAGAGCAGCTCGTCACCTTTGTATTCTTTGCCCTGGCCCTGGCCCTTACCTTCGGTCTGATTGGGGCGGTGGCCCGCTCGATTACGGGCCCGGTGGGGCAGCTGTTCCAGGCCTCTATGCGCTTGCGCAAAGGCGACCTAGGGGTACAGGTACCCGTTCTATCCTCCGACGAGCTGGGTTCGCTGGCCCGCACCTTCAACGAAACTGCTGTGCAGCTCAAGGCCAAGGCTGAGGCCGACGCCGAGCAGCTTCGGCAGAGCCAGCTCTTGCAAGAAAACATCGCGGCCTTCCTGAGCGTAGCCATGGAGATCGCCCAGGGCGACCTGACCCAGCGCGGGCGGGTGACCGAGGACGTGCTGGGCAACGTGGTAGACGCGGTGAACCTGACGGTTGAGGAGATCGCCTACCTGCTCAAGCAGGTACAAGCGGCGGCGGAAATGGTAAACCAAGGAGCCGCTCAGATGGCCCAGAGCTCGAGCCTGGTGCAGGAAAAAGCCGAGTCGCAAGCAGAGCTTTCGGCCCGGGCCCGTATCGAAGCCCTCGACACCACCGACTCCATCCGTAGCATGGCCGATCAAATCGTACAAGGCTCCGAACTGGTCATGCAGGCTAAGGAGGCTGCTCTGGAAGGCAAGGGCGCGGTGCAAAATACCCTTTCAGGCATGCAAAATATCCGCCGCGAGGTGCAGAGCATCTCCAAGAGCATCAAGGGCCTTTCCGATCGCTCGCTGGAGATTTCCGAAGTAGTAGAGACCATCTCGCGCATCGCCAAGCAAACCAACCTGCTGGCCCTGAACGCCGCCATTGAGGCCGCCGGGGCCGGGGAAGCCGGAGCCCGCTTTGCGGTAGTGGCCGATCAGGTGCGCAAACTGGCCGAGGACTCGGCCCGTGCGGCCCAACGCGTGAGCCTGCTGGTCAAGGGCATTCAGAGCGAGATTCAGGGGGTGGTGATCTCGGTAGAGGGCGGTACCCGCGAGGTAGAGCAGGGCTACCGCATCGCTACCGAGGCCGGGAGCAAGCTCGAGCAAATCGCCGCCCTGGCCCAGCAGTCCGCCGAGGCCGCCCGCTTTGTAGCCCAGGCCGCCCAGGAGCAGGTGAACCGGGTAGAAGAAGTAACGGGCGTGGTGCAGGAAATCTACAACACCGCCCTGCAAACCGACCAGGAAAGCCGCAAAGGCCGCCAAACCGCCGAGGAGCTGCGTGCATTGGCCCAGCAACTGAGCCAAAACCTCAACCGCTTCCGGCTGCCCAGCTAA
- a CDS encoding NTP transferase domain-containing protein encodes MEAIVLAGGKADPLALKFGVASKTLVPYRGRPLVEHTLEALVQAGLEVILVGPSAPLNPPPKVFLADHGSLVANLEAGINAAKGDKVLVATGDMPFLSGEAVRWVLEHAPQAGFVYTIIAKPTIEQRFPNMRRTYARIREGSFTGGNIVLVDKKLFYTALPLLKRALELRKRPLALAQLIGFGTLLKVLLGQADIAGLEARVSQILGVPARALITPYAEVGVDIDKEEDLQWLG; translated from the coding sequence GTGGAAGCGATTGTGCTGGCCGGAGGCAAAGCCGACCCGCTGGCCCTGAAGTTCGGCGTTGCCAGCAAGACCCTGGTGCCCTACCGGGGCCGACCACTGGTGGAGCACACCTTGGAAGCCTTAGTGCAGGCGGGGCTGGAAGTGATTTTAGTGGGTCCTTCAGCCCCCTTGAACCCGCCGCCCAAGGTATTCCTGGCTGACCACGGCAGCCTGGTTGCCAACCTCGAGGCGGGCATCAATGCAGCCAAAGGAGACAAGGTGCTGGTTGCTACCGGCGATATGCCCTTCCTGAGCGGAGAGGCCGTGCGCTGGGTGCTGGAACATGCGCCCCAGGCGGGTTTCGTATACACCATTATCGCCAAACCCACCATCGAGCAACGCTTTCCTAACATGCGGCGCACCTATGCCCGCATCCGGGAGGGCTCCTTTACGGGGGGTAACATCGTTCTTGTTGACAAAAAGCTCTTTTATACGGCCCTTCCTTTGCTCAAACGGGCCCTGGAGCTGCGCAAAAGGCCCCTGGCCCTGGCCCAGCTGATCGGCTTTGGAACCTTGCTGAAGGTGCTCCTGGGCCAAGCCGATATAGCCGGGCTCGAGGCCAGGGTCTCGCAAATCCTCGGGGTTCCGGCCAGGGCACTCATCACCCCCTACGCCGAGGTGGGGGTTGATATAGACAAAGAAGAGGATCTGCAGTGGTTGGGGTAA
- a CDS encoding chemotaxis protein CheW, with the protein MLNTAIGKIWVLRLGNAFLGVEPKAFKEVLEVTQPTPVPLAPAPLLGLLSNQGQIVPVFDLSHTLQITPAGSGIAALLEFEGQPLAFMIDEVLGLRTNLSGAWITPSQEPLFSAVLEEDGKSIRILEVRNLFAHLSLQMSSPTQPSAALSQSVPQA; encoded by the coding sequence ATGTTAAACACCGCCATCGGCAAAATTTGGGTACTGCGCTTGGGCAACGCTTTTCTTGGGGTGGAACCCAAGGCCTTCAAAGAGGTTCTGGAAGTGACCCAGCCTACCCCAGTCCCGCTAGCCCCCGCCCCTCTGCTGGGACTTCTGAGCAACCAGGGCCAGATTGTGCCGGTATTCGACCTGAGCCACACTCTGCAGATCACGCCCGCGGGTTCAGGCATCGCCGCTTTGCTCGAGTTCGAAGGACAACCCCTGGCGTTCATGATCGACGAGGTGCTGGGACTCCGCACCAACCTGAGCGGGGCCTGGATCACGCCTAGCCAAGAACCTTTGTTTAGCGCCGTCTTGGAAGAGGACGGCAAAAGCATACGCATCCTCGAGGTGCGCAACCTCTTCGCACACCTCTCCTTGCAGATGTCTTCACCGACACAACCATCGGCAGCCCTCAGCCAATCCGTACCACAAGCCTAA
- a CDS encoding serine/threonine-protein kinase, with translation MDYRRLTRQHYKLEMLLGLGRSSQVYLAHAPDGTKVALKVPRREVRTDRALTERFAQEVALSLTLNHANLVRGLSGRPEGEGAFLALEYFEEGTLEDSLRKGPLSREVALECLSQIAQALIYLHDRGIIHQDVKPSNIFIDGLLFKLGDFGVAKTRENPKPLERAGSPFYMAPELFLGEPATPASDAYSFGVMAFELLVGKRPFVGETLEELSHAHLHKLPPPTNLPPHLDRIVRNLLAKDPALRATPKAFLQVVQGTPQTEPKPNKTPPEDKPPKGKGLFGGLFRKR, from the coding sequence ATGGACTACCGCCGACTCACCCGCCAACACTACAAGCTCGAGATGCTCCTGGGCTTGGGGCGGTCGTCGCAGGTCTACCTGGCCCACGCCCCCGACGGCACCAAGGTAGCCCTCAAGGTGCCCCGCCGTGAGGTGCGCACCGACCGGGCCCTGACCGAGCGCTTTGCCCAGGAAGTAGCCCTTTCCCTGACCCTCAACCACGCCAACCTGGTGCGGGGGCTTTCGGGTCGTCCCGAAGGGGAAGGGGCTTTTTTGGCGCTGGAGTATTTTGAGGAAGGAACCCTCGAGGACAGCCTCCGAAAAGGCCCCCTGAGCCGCGAGGTGGCCCTCGAGTGCTTGAGTCAGATTGCCCAGGCCCTGATCTACCTCCACGACCGGGGCATCATCCACCAGGACGTCAAGCCCTCCAACATCTTCATCGACGGGCTGCTGTTCAAACTCGGCGACTTTGGGGTGGCCAAAACCCGTGAAAACCCCAAACCCCTCGAGCGCGCAGGAAGCCCCTTCTACATGGCCCCCGAACTCTTCTTGGGCGAGCCCGCCACCCCCGCCTCGGACGCCTATTCCTTTGGAGTAATGGCTTTCGAGTTGCTGGTGGGCAAGCGCCCCTTTGTGGGCGAAACGCTAGAGGAACTCAGCCACGCCCACCTGCACAAACTGCCTCCTCCAACCAACCTCCCCCCCCACCTCGACCGGATTGTGCGCAATCTCCTGGCCAAAGACCCCGCCCTGCGGGCCACCCCCAAAGCTTTTCTCCAGGTTGTACAGGGCACCCCCCAAACCGAACCCAAACCCAACAAAACCCCCCCAGAAGACAAACCCCCTAAAGGCAAAGGGCTTTTTGGGGGACTGTTTCGCAAGCGATAG
- a CDS encoding dynamin family protein yields the protein MLDSKTLALAQDVRALLTKGLDALARVGIETEPLKQALLDLDGPFLLVVAGEFNSGKSSLLNALLGGDFLKEGVTPTTDRINLIGYGPEPKLEPQSPELVLIQLPHPLLKDVRLVDTPGTNAILQHHQVLTQKFLPRADLILFVTSADRPFTQSEADFLHFIRAWGKKVVLILNKIDLLTEAELQQVLEFVRKGADQTLGHIPPIFTVSARRARQGDVAQSHIPELEAHIRQVLTHEAALLKLGSPLGVLARLSEEAKPALESRLKEAEKQLATCRELDSLLQRHEERTRRDFTGQVALALQAIDEVRSRGERWLDEKVRFSKFLELLQSSKLKQSFIDDVVKGANQDIERRVLEAMNWLAKRDRELLEDALSLLREAPGLRQTEQVGPEERTIAGNLEDALRSFDAEAEAIQLRDFIQESLRGTALAEVGVMGLGLTILLVAQKIAFDILGIFATVFGAILATSILPRRKETAKARLRERLAELKSTLERALSETLNTELQRTRERFNSLYRTPCTRLENSRETTLAQLQQIEQLKTEALELQRRLG from the coding sequence ATGTTGGATTCCAAAACATTGGCCCTGGCCCAAGATGTGCGTGCGTTGCTGACCAAAGGGCTGGATGCATTGGCTCGAGTGGGGATCGAAACCGAGCCGCTCAAGCAAGCCTTGCTCGATCTGGACGGCCCCTTTTTGTTAGTGGTGGCGGGTGAGTTTAATAGCGGCAAATCGTCGTTGCTCAATGCGCTTTTGGGGGGCGATTTTTTGAAGGAGGGGGTCACGCCCACCACCGACCGCATCAACCTGATTGGCTATGGCCCCGAACCCAAACTGGAGCCGCAGTCTCCCGAGCTGGTGCTCATTCAGTTGCCGCACCCCCTGCTCAAGGATGTGCGGCTGGTAGACACCCCCGGCACCAACGCCATCCTGCAACATCATCAGGTTTTGACCCAGAAATTTCTCCCCCGCGCCGACCTGATCTTGTTCGTCACCAGCGCCGACCGGCCCTTCACCCAGTCCGAAGCCGACTTTCTCCATTTCATTCGGGCCTGGGGCAAGAAGGTGGTGCTCATCCTCAACAAGATAGATTTGCTAACCGAGGCCGAGTTACAGCAGGTGCTCGAGTTCGTGCGGAAAGGCGCCGACCAGACCCTAGGACACATCCCTCCTATCTTTACGGTGTCGGCCCGTCGGGCGCGGCAAGGCGATGTGGCCCAAAGCCATATTCCCGAGCTCGAGGCCCACATTCGGCAGGTGCTCACCCACGAGGCCGCCCTCCTCAAGCTGGGTTCGCCCCTGGGGGTGCTGGCGCGGCTCAGCGAAGAAGCTAAGCCTGCCCTGGAGTCCAGGCTCAAAGAGGCCGAGAAGCAGCTTGCTACTTGCCGCGAGCTCGATAGCTTGCTCCAGCGGCACGAAGAACGCACCCGCCGCGACTTTACCGGGCAGGTCGCGCTGGCGCTGCAGGCCATTGATGAGGTGCGCAGCCGGGGCGAGCGCTGGCTGGACGAAAAAGTGCGGTTCTCCAAATTTCTCGAGCTGCTGCAATCCAGCAAGCTCAAGCAGAGTTTTATTGACGATGTGGTCAAAGGGGCCAACCAGGATATAGAGCGCCGGGTACTCGAGGCCATGAACTGGCTGGCCAAGCGCGACCGCGAACTGCTGGAAGATGCCCTATCGCTGCTACGCGAAGCCCCCGGCCTGCGGCAAACCGAGCAGGTCGGGCCGGAAGAGCGTACCATTGCGGGCAACCTCGAAGATGCCCTGCGCTCTTTTGATGCCGAGGCCGAGGCCATTCAGTTGCGCGACTTCATTCAGGAGAGCCTGCGCGGCACCGCCCTGGCCGAAGTAGGGGTAATGGGGTTGGGTCTGACCATCCTGCTGGTCGCCCAAAAAATTGCCTTCGATATTCTGGGCATTTTTGCCACGGTGTTTGGCGCTATTCTGGCCACCTCCATCCTGCCCCGCCGCAAGGAGACCGCCAAGGCCCGCCTGCGCGAACGGTTGGCAGAGCTCAAGAGCACCCTCGAGCGGGCCTTGAGCGAAACCCTAAACACCGAGTTGCAGCGCACCCGCGAACGCTTCAATAGCCTGTACCGCACCCCCTGCACCCGGCTGGAGAACAGCCGCGAGACCACCCTGGCCCAACTACAGCAAATCGAGCAGTTGAAAACCGAGGCCCTCGAGCTGCAACGTCGGCTAGGGTAA
- a CDS encoding AMP-binding protein — protein MNQPIWFPTEEYKRGSHIETLLKHLKLDSYEALYTFSIQQPEAFWEATLELLGIEWFVPYRQVLDVSQGPQWPQWFVGGQLNLAYNALHHAKTRPHDPALLWEGEDGAVVRLNYGELEVTVAQAAHALRSLGIGKGDRVGLFLPMLPETAISALALAQIGAIFVPIFSGYAAEAAATRLQDAEAKLIITADGFYRRGSQVKLLDNARAAAALSPSVQQLLVVRRFGNVELAPNEVAWDQIVPQQPTTASYEPMHSMDPFMLIYTSGTTGKPKGTVHYHAGFPIKAAQDMAHLFDLRKHETLFWFTDMGWMMGPWAILGALTIGGTVLLYEGAPDYPDAGRLWAICERHKVTHLGLSPTLVRALMPLGDEPVRKHDLSRLRMLGSTGEPWNLEPYLWFARTVGQNRTPIINYSGGTEIGGGILGCTAWRPIKPMGFNTAVPGMHAEVLDSKGRPIRDEVGELAVMGPWPGQTKGFWKAPERYLDTYWSRFENIWVHGDWAILDHEGHWMIQGRSDDTLKIAGKRVGPAEYESAAVEHPAVKEAAAIGIPHPVKGEAAVVFVVLRAEHIPSEEMGQAIAETIAGRLGKALKPEKIIFVPDLPKTRNAKVMRRVIRAAYLGQNPGDLSALENPQAVEAIRNLSS, from the coding sequence ATGAACCAACCCATCTGGTTCCCAACCGAGGAATACAAACGCGGCAGCCACATAGAAACCCTGCTAAAGCACCTGAAGCTGGATAGCTATGAGGCGCTCTATACCTTCAGTATCCAGCAGCCCGAGGCTTTCTGGGAAGCCACCTTGGAGCTTTTGGGCATCGAGTGGTTTGTACCCTACCGTCAGGTGTTGGATGTTTCGCAGGGGCCGCAGTGGCCGCAGTGGTTTGTGGGGGGGCAGCTCAACCTGGCCTATAACGCCCTGCACCATGCCAAAACCCGGCCCCACGACCCGGCCCTCCTCTGGGAAGGGGAAGACGGTGCTGTGGTGAGGTTGAATTATGGTGAGCTCGAGGTCACCGTAGCCCAGGCCGCGCATGCCCTACGATCCCTGGGCATTGGCAAGGGGGATCGGGTGGGCCTCTTCCTGCCCATGCTGCCCGAGACTGCCATCAGCGCCTTGGCCCTGGCCCAGATCGGCGCGATTTTTGTACCCATTTTCTCGGGCTATGCCGCTGAGGCAGCAGCCACCCGCCTTCAGGATGCCGAGGCCAAACTGATTATCACCGCCGATGGCTTTTACCGCCGGGGCAGCCAGGTCAAGCTATTGGATAACGCCCGTGCTGCTGCGGCGCTTTCACCCAGCGTGCAGCAGCTTTTGGTGGTGCGTCGTTTTGGGAACGTAGAGCTAGCACCGAACGAGGTGGCCTGGGATCAAATCGTTCCACAGCAGCCCACCACAGCCTCTTATGAGCCCATGCACAGCATGGATCCCTTCATGCTGATTTACACCTCCGGCACCACCGGCAAACCCAAGGGCACCGTGCACTACCACGCAGGATTTCCCATCAAGGCCGCCCAGGACATGGCCCACCTCTTCGATCTGCGAAAGCACGAGACCCTGTTCTGGTTCACCGATATGGGCTGGATGATGGGGCCCTGGGCCATCCTGGGGGCCCTGACCATCGGGGGTACCGTGTTGCTCTACGAAGGGGCCCCCGATTATCCCGATGCAGGCCGGCTGTGGGCTATATGTGAGCGGCACAAGGTCACCCACCTGGGCCTCTCCCCCACCCTGGTACGGGCCCTGATGCCCCTGGGCGACGAGCCCGTTCGCAAGCACGATTTGTCCAGATTACGGATGCTGGGCTCCACCGGCGAACCCTGGAACCTGGAGCCTTATCTCTGGTTTGCCAGAACTGTAGGCCAAAATCGCACACCCATCATCAACTACTCCGGCGGCACCGAAATTGGCGGGGGCATCCTGGGCTGCACCGCCTGGCGGCCCATCAAGCCCATGGGGTTCAACACCGCCGTTCCGGGCATGCACGCCGAGGTACTGGATAGCAAGGGCCGGCCTATACGCGATGAGGTAGGAGAGCTGGCCGTGATGGGGCCGTGGCCTGGACAGACCAAGGGTTTTTGGAAGGCTCCCGAGCGCTACCTAGACACCTACTGGAGCCGATTTGAAAACATCTGGGTGCATGGCGACTGGGCCATTTTGGACCATGAAGGCCACTGGATGATCCAGGGACGCAGCGACGATACCCTGAAAATTGCAGGGAAGCGGGTGGGCCCAGCCGAATACGAGAGCGCCGCCGTTGAGCACCCGGCAGTGAAGGAAGCAGCTGCTATTGGCATTCCCCATCCAGTCAAGGGCGAGGCTGCGGTGGTGTTTGTGGTGCTGCGGGCCGAGCACATTCCGAGCGAGGAAATGGGACAGGCCATAGCAGAAACCATTGCCGGTCGCCTGGGCAAAGCCCTCAAGCCAGAAAAAATTATTTTTGTTCCCGACCTGCCCAAAACCCGCAACGCCAAGGTAATGCGGCGGGTGATTCGAGCTGCCTATCTGGGCCAAAACCCCGGCGATCTGTCGGCCCTCGAGAACCCACAAGCCGTTGAAGCGATTCGGAATTTATCAAGCTAG
- a CDS encoding universal stress protein: MFKNILLAFDGSAHAQKAAHLAADLARQYGATLCVVHTYDPVPDYLGEPFLQEVISKRTEAADKVMAQALALVGKLPRLETEILEGPPAEAILRVAEVRGVDLIVMGTRGLGQLSGLLLGSQSQKVLTHARCPVLLVR; encoded by the coding sequence ATGTTCAAAAACATCTTGCTAGCCTTTGATGGCTCTGCGCATGCCCAGAAAGCGGCCCACCTGGCGGCCGATCTGGCCCGGCAGTATGGGGCTACATTGTGTGTGGTGCATACCTACGATCCCGTTCCAGACTATTTGGGCGAACCTTTTTTGCAAGAGGTGATCTCCAAACGTACCGAAGCAGCAGATAAGGTTATGGCACAGGCCCTGGCGCTGGTGGGTAAGCTACCCCGGCTCGAGACCGAGATACTGGAAGGGCCGCCCGCCGAGGCCATTTTGCGGGTTGCAGAAGTGCGGGGAGTGGATTTGATCGTGATGGGAACCCGGGGTTTGGGGCAGCTGAGCGGCTTGCTGCTAGGGAGCCAGAGCCAGAAGGTACTGACCCATGCCCGGTGTCCGGTACTGCTGGTGCGGTAG
- a CDS encoding response regulator — MAKLIAVDDSLADLKLIEQALSQYHQVVLYQGSENVEQHIEAEKPDAVLLDVVMPGRNGYEVLRSLRRNEATKNIPVLVISSKSAPTDIEWGKRQGANGYLTKPYTPEALRKAVQELL; from the coding sequence ATGGCCAAACTGATTGCGGTAGATGACTCTCTGGCAGACCTTAAGCTCATCGAACAGGCGCTTTCGCAGTATCACCAGGTGGTTTTGTACCAGGGCAGCGAGAACGTAGAGCAGCACATTGAGGCCGAAAAACCCGATGCGGTGCTGCTGGATGTGGTGATGCCGGGCCGCAACGGGTACGAGGTGTTGCGCTCGCTGCGCCGGAATGAGGCCACCAAAAACATCCCGGTGCTGGTGATTAGCTCCAAAAGTGCGCCCACCGACATCGAGTGGGGCAAACGCCAGGGAGCCAACGGCTACCTCACCAAGCCCTACACCCCCGAGGCGCTGCGCAAAGCAGTTCAGGAGTTGCTTTAG